In Thermobaculum terrenum ATCC BAA-798, one genomic interval encodes:
- a CDS encoding ABC transporter permease, with protein sequence MEATTKQVERYAHGLRIARRVMARPELGAVAGLVLVFAIFSLVAGNRGFLTREGTLNYLEVAAQLGLVTVPVALLMIAGEFDLSVGAMVGASGVLLAILVTKYGWPLWAALLVTLGVAMLLGYINGYLVIRTGLPSFIITLGTMFVLRGATLGFTRLLTGVTVVSGVSAEVGSNSLVKAFTGTPWGVPASIFWWLIVTLAATWVLQRTPFGNWIFGSGGDPVAARNVGVPVARVKIALFMATSTSAALLAIIQVLRYGSADVLRGTSLEFQAIAASVIGGTLLTGGYGSAVGAALGALIFGMVSQGIFFTGINTDWFQVFLGAMLVGAVLFNRFVRRWAASEAH encoded by the coding sequence ATGGAGGCAACCACCAAGCAGGTCGAGAGATACGCTCACGGGCTACGCATCGCTCGCAGGGTCATGGCCAGGCCGGAGCTGGGAGCGGTGGCCGGCCTCGTGCTCGTGTTCGCCATCTTCTCGCTGGTGGCGGGCAACAGGGGGTTCCTCACCAGAGAGGGCACCCTCAACTACCTGGAGGTGGCAGCACAACTGGGGCTGGTGACCGTGCCCGTGGCGCTGCTGATGATCGCAGGGGAGTTCGACCTGTCCGTGGGGGCTATGGTGGGCGCATCCGGCGTGCTGCTGGCCATCCTCGTCACCAAGTACGGCTGGCCTCTGTGGGCGGCGCTGCTCGTCACCCTGGGAGTGGCCATGCTCCTCGGCTACATCAACGGCTACCTGGTGATCAGGACCGGCCTGCCGTCCTTCATCATAACCCTGGGCACCATGTTCGTGCTGAGGGGAGCTACCCTGGGCTTCACCAGGCTGCTGACGGGCGTGACCGTCGTCTCCGGCGTGTCTGCGGAGGTGGGAAGCAACTCCCTGGTCAAAGCTTTCACCGGCACGCCCTGGGGTGTACCCGCCTCGATCTTCTGGTGGCTGATCGTGACCCTCGCCGCCACCTGGGTGCTACAACGCACCCCCTTCGGTAACTGGATATTCGGCTCCGGTGGCGACCCCGTGGCTGCCCGCAACGTGGGCGTGCCCGTGGCCAGGGTCAAGATCGCTCTGTTCATGGCCACCTCGACGTCCGCGGCGCTGCTGGCTATTATCCAGGTGCTGAGGTACGGGTCGGCCGACGTCCTACGGGGCACCAGCCTGGAGTTCCAGGCGATAGCCGCCAGCGTGATAGGAGGTACCCTCCTGACGGGGGGTTATGGATCCGCGGTGGGAGCGGCGCTGGGAGCCCTCATCTTCGGGATGGTCAGCCAGGGGATATTCTTCACCGGCATCAACACCGACTGGTTCCAGGTGTTCCTAGGGGCCATGCTCGTTGGGGCCGTGCTGTTCAACCGGTTCGTGCGCAGATGGGCAGCTTCGGAGGCACACTGA
- a CDS encoding ATP-binding cassette domain-containing protein: MSSQAIMEVDRVSKYFGSVTALQEVSMQVAAGEVMCLLGDNGAGKSTLIKILSGVHQPDEGRLLLDGQEVRLGSPRDALSKGIATVYQDLAVVPLMSITRNFFLGREPTKGFGPIRWFDFRYADRVAREELEKIGISIRDPSQPVGTLSGGERQSLAIARAIHFGARVLLLDEPTSALGVREAEIVLRYIVQARQRGVGIVFITHNVHHAYAVGDRFTILNRGRSMGTYTRREVDPAQLEAMMSGGEEMARVSAELERLRSLQQ; encoded by the coding sequence ATGAGCTCGCAAGCCATCATGGAGGTCGACAGGGTATCCAAGTACTTCGGATCCGTGACGGCACTGCAGGAGGTCTCGATGCAGGTCGCGGCTGGAGAGGTGATGTGCCTACTGGGAGACAACGGCGCAGGCAAGTCCACCCTGATCAAGATCCTCTCGGGAGTGCACCAACCCGACGAGGGCAGGCTGCTGCTCGACGGGCAGGAAGTGCGCCTGGGCTCGCCCCGAGATGCCCTGTCCAAGGGCATAGCCACCGTGTACCAGGACCTCGCGGTGGTGCCCCTGATGAGCATCACGCGCAACTTCTTCCTGGGTAGGGAGCCCACCAAGGGCTTCGGGCCGATCAGATGGTTCGACTTCAGGTACGCCGACAGGGTCGCCCGGGAGGAGCTGGAGAAGATAGGCATAAGCATCAGAGACCCGTCCCAGCCGGTGGGCACGCTCTCTGGCGGAGAGCGGCAATCACTTGCGATAGCCCGAGCCATACACTTCGGAGCTCGGGTGCTCCTGCTGGACGAGCCCACCTCGGCGCTGGGCGTGCGCGAGGCGGAGATCGTGCTCCGCTACATAGTCCAGGCCAGGCAACGAGGGGTGGGGATAGTGTTCATCACCCACAACGTGCACCACGCCTACGCGGTTGGGGACCGCTTCACCATCCTCAACCGGGGTCGGAGCATGGGGACGTACACACGGCGAGAGGTAGACCCAGCACAGCTCGAGGCCATGATGTCCGGCGGCGAGGAGATGGCGCGCGTGAGCGCTGAGCTGGAGCGCCTCAGGAGCTTGCAGCAGTAG
- a CDS encoding biotin transporter BioY produces MLSQAIAPRRTLVDALLQGSSLLYHLLVVVAGSLLMAALAQVSIPLPFTPVPITGQTYGVLLIGTLLGSRRGALSMLLYIIEGGMGLPFFAQGASGWAKLLGPTGGYLVGFVLAAYVIGWMAERGMDRRMWTALVPMLVGEVIIFACGVSWLAHFVGWDKALPLGLYPFIPGDVIKTLLAALTLPAGWKLLGLWGRE; encoded by the coding sequence ATGTTGTCTCAAGCTATAGCACCCAGAAGGACCCTCGTGGACGCCCTGCTCCAGGGCAGCAGCCTCCTCTATCACCTGTTGGTGGTGGTGGCCGGCAGCCTGTTGATGGCGGCGCTCGCGCAGGTCTCGATCCCGCTGCCCTTCACGCCCGTGCCCATAACGGGGCAGACGTACGGCGTGCTGTTGATAGGTACGCTGCTGGGCAGCCGCAGGGGAGCCCTGAGCATGCTGCTCTACATAATAGAGGGAGGCATGGGCCTGCCCTTCTTTGCTCAGGGGGCTTCGGGCTGGGCGAAGCTGCTGGGGCCGACCGGGGGCTACCTGGTGGGCTTCGTCCTGGCGGCCTACGTCATCGGCTGGATGGCCGAGCGTGGGATGGACCGCAGGATGTGGACCGCGCTGGTGCCGATGTTGGTCGGCGAGGTGATCATCTTCGCCTGCGGTGTGTCCTGGCTGGCGCACTTCGTGGGCTGGGATAAGGCCCTGCCGCTGGGGCTCTACCCGTTCATCCCGGGCGATGTCATCAAGACCCTGTTGGCGGCGCTGACCCTGCCAGCGGGCTGGAAGCTGCTTGGTCTCTGGGGGCGGGAGTAG
- a CDS encoding carbon-nitrogen hydrolase family protein: MYLRVALLQMASCGEDQEGNLRKGEDFCRRAAAMGADLALFPEMWNIGYTFSRPPLPQGQQQVNVMHDVWRAPRYWTAGSQDPEEALAEHIRRWQSLAVTEDSPFVRHFRQLAKELDMAIALTYLQAWEPAPRNVVSIIDRRGEILMTYAKVHTCDFGLPEWCTTPGEGFYACDLETREGEVRLGAMICYDREFPESARILMIEGAEVILTPNACDLEEHRLSQFKVRAFENSVAVAMANYAAPQMNGHSCAYHPVAFDAHGRSQDTTVVLAGEAEGVYLAQFDLDEIREYREREVWNNAFRRPHRYGKLVEQGVEPPFVRVNARGERYDPSKR; encoded by the coding sequence ATGTACCTGAGAGTAGCGCTGCTGCAGATGGCATCCTGCGGGGAGGACCAGGAGGGCAACCTGCGCAAGGGCGAGGATTTCTGCCGACGGGCCGCGGCCATGGGAGCAGACCTGGCCCTCTTCCCCGAGATGTGGAACATCGGCTACACCTTCAGCCGTCCCCCGCTGCCCCAAGGCCAGCAGCAGGTCAACGTCATGCACGACGTGTGGAGGGCACCCCGCTATTGGACGGCGGGCAGCCAGGATCCCGAGGAGGCGCTGGCGGAGCACATAAGGCGCTGGCAGTCGCTGGCGGTGACGGAGGACTCCCCCTTCGTGCGGCACTTCAGGCAGTTGGCCAAGGAGCTCGACATGGCGATAGCGCTCACCTACCTGCAGGCATGGGAGCCCGCCCCCCGCAACGTCGTGTCGATCATAGACCGACGAGGCGAGATCCTGATGACCTACGCGAAGGTGCACACCTGCGACTTCGGGCTCCCCGAGTGGTGCACCACCCCTGGCGAGGGCTTCTACGCATGCGACCTCGAGACGAGGGAGGGTGAGGTCAGGCTGGGAGCCATGATCTGCTACGACCGGGAGTTTCCCGAGAGCGCGCGCATCCTGATGATCGAGGGCGCCGAGGTGATCCTCACCCCCAACGCCTGCGACCTGGAGGAGCACAGGCTGTCACAGTTCAAGGTGAGGGCGTTCGAGAACTCGGTCGCCGTGGCGATGGCCAACTACGCGGCCCCGCAGATGAACGGGCACTCGTGTGCCTACCATCCTGTGGCCTTCGATGCGCATGGGCGATCCCAGGACACGACGGTGGTCCTGGCGGGCGAGGCCGAGGGGGTGTACCTGGCGCAGTTCGACCTGGACGAGATCCGGGAGTATCGGGAGCGCGAGGTGTGGAACAACGCCTTCCGCCGCCCCCACAGGTACGGCAAGCTGGTGGAGCAGGGGGTCGAGCCCCCGTTCGTGAGGGTCAACGCCCGCGGCGAGAGGTACGACCCCAGCAAGAGGTAG
- a CDS encoding MBL fold metallo-hydrolase, protein MRCIRLGPLDNNVYIVVDRETRRGVVVDASDDASRIAREATGVQVSSILITHGDQDHVDALEDLARLLGVPVAAHPLDASRLPVKPDIELQDGMEIEVGALSLRVIHTPGHTPGSVCFYAPGYLLSGDTLFPGGPGNTYGDRRRFDQIIASIQDKLFVLPDDTQVLPGHGDPTTIGNERPYLEEWIARGW, encoded by the coding sequence GTGAGGTGCATCCGCCTAGGACCGCTGGACAACAACGTGTACATCGTGGTGGACCGGGAGACGCGCAGGGGCGTCGTAGTGGACGCCTCGGACGACGCCTCCCGCATAGCCCGGGAGGCTACCGGCGTACAGGTGTCCTCCATCCTCATCACCCACGGCGACCAGGACCACGTGGACGCGCTCGAGGACCTGGCTCGCCTGCTGGGCGTGCCCGTGGCCGCGCACCCCTTGGACGCCTCCCGGCTGCCGGTGAAGCCGGACATCGAGCTGCAGGACGGCATGGAGATCGAGGTGGGGGCGCTCTCGCTCAGGGTGATCCACACCCCGGGGCACACCCCGGGCAGCGTCTGCTTCTACGCGCCGGGCTACCTGCTCTCCGGCGACACCCTATTCCCCGGAGGTCCCGGCAACACCTACGGGGACAGGCGCAGGTTCGACCAGATCATCGCTTCCATCCAGGACAAGCTGTTCGTGCTGCCCGACGATACGCAGGTGCTGCCTGGCCACGGCGACCCCACCACCATAGGCAACGAGCGCCCCTACCTGGAGGAATGGATCGCGAGAGGATGGTGA
- a CDS encoding sugar ABC transporter substrate-binding protein, producing MKKRKLYGILCLIAMLVLAGCGGGVSGTPSAISTTITSSTNTPASQPSTGKSRSNIRIVVVTHGTAADPFWSVVKRGVDDAAKEMGVKVEYRAPETFDMVKMSQLIDAVVASKPDGLVVSIPDADALRDSITKAVQAGIPVVSINSGADVSKQFGALVHIGQSEFEAGVGAGEQMKKAGVTSALCINHEVGNVGLDQRCDGFKKGLGGNVKVVGVEVSNPTDAQNKIKTAIAQNPGINGILTLGPLGSTPTLAALGSGGPNDKIKLATFDLSPDVLQAIADGKMLFAIDQQQYLQGYLPIVFLTKYAEYQVIPTGQVMTGPAFVTKENAARVIELSKQGIR from the coding sequence TTGAAGAAGCGCAAGCTATACGGCATCCTATGTCTGATCGCCATGCTCGTGCTGGCCGGCTGCGGAGGAGGGGTGAGCGGGACACCATCCGCGATCTCGACCACGATCACCTCCAGCACCAACACCCCGGCCAGCCAACCCAGCACGGGGAAGAGCCGCAGCAACATACGCATAGTGGTGGTCACACACGGCACGGCCGCGGACCCGTTTTGGTCGGTGGTGAAGCGAGGAGTGGACGACGCCGCCAAGGAGATGGGCGTGAAGGTGGAGTACAGGGCTCCCGAGACCTTCGACATGGTCAAGATGAGCCAGCTCATAGACGCCGTGGTGGCTTCCAAGCCCGACGGGCTGGTGGTGTCCATCCCCGACGCTGACGCGCTGCGGGACTCCATCACCAAGGCCGTCCAGGCCGGCATACCCGTGGTGTCCATCAACTCCGGAGCCGACGTCAGCAAACAGTTCGGAGCGCTGGTGCATATAGGGCAGTCGGAGTTCGAGGCGGGGGTAGGCGCCGGCGAGCAGATGAAGAAGGCAGGGGTTACATCCGCGCTCTGCATCAACCACGAGGTAGGCAACGTGGGCCTTGACCAGCGCTGCGACGGCTTCAAGAAAGGGCTCGGAGGCAACGTCAAGGTCGTCGGGGTGGAGGTGTCCAACCCCACCGATGCCCAGAACAAGATCAAGACCGCCATAGCCCAGAACCCGGGCATCAACGGCATCCTGACGCTGGGACCGCTGGGATCCACGCCCACCCTGGCCGCGCTGGGCTCCGGCGGGCCCAACGACAAGATCAAGCTGGCCACCTTCGACCTGTCACCGGATGTGCTGCAAGCGATAGCCGACGGCAAGATGCTGTTCGCGATAGATCAGCAGCAGTACCTGCAGGGGTACCTGCCGATCGTGTTCCTTACCAAGTACGCCGAGTACCAGGTAATCCCCACGGGGCAGGTGATGACCGGCCCGGCGTTCGTCACGAAGGAGAACGCCGCAAGAGTCATCGAGCTCAGCAAGCAGGGCATAAGGTAG